The Procambarus clarkii isolate CNS0578487 chromosome 24, FALCON_Pclarkii_2.0, whole genome shotgun sequence genome includes a region encoding these proteins:
- the LOC138368041 gene encoding Kruppel-like factor 18: MALSDVSMTLCDINMALCDINMTLCDIHIALRDIRMALCDIHMALCEVNMALCDINMALCDVNMTMCDINMALCEVNMAVCDINMAMCEVNMALCEVNMALCDINMALCEISMTLCEVNMALCDINMALCDVNMALCDINIALCDVNMTLCDINIALCEVNMTLCEENMALCDINMALCEVTIALCDINMALRDINMTLCDINMALCDVNMALCDINMAL, encoded by the coding sequence atggcactgagcGACGTAAGCatgacactgtgtgacataaacatggcactgtgtgacataaacatgacaTTGTGTGACATACACATAGCACTGCGTGACATacgcatggcactgtgtgacatacacatggcactgtgtgaagtaaacatggcactgtgtgacataaacatggcactgtgtgacgtaAACATGAcaatgtgtgacataaacatggcactgtgtgaagtaaacatggcagtgtgtgacataaacatggcaatgtgtgaagtaaacatggcactgtgtgaagtaaacatggcactgtgtgacataaacatggcactgtgtgaaatAAGCATGACACTGTGTGaggtaaacatggcactgtgtgacataaacatggcactgtgtgatgtAAACATGGcattgtgtgacataaacatagcACTGTGTGATGTAAACatgacactgtgtgacataaacatagcactgtgtgaagtaaacatgacactgtgtgaagaaaacatggcactgtgtgacataaacatggcactgtgtgaagtAACCAtcgcactgtgtgacataaacatggcacttcgTGACATAAACatgacactgtgtgacataaacatggcactgtgtgacgtaaacatggcactgtgtgacataaacatggcactgtaa
- the LOC138368042 gene encoding uncharacterized protein, whose product MDLCEVNMTLCEINMALCDINMALCDINMALCDINMALCDINMALCDKTLGQCDIRMALYDINMALYDINMSLCDIRMALYDINMALYDINMSLCDINMALCDINITLFDINMALCDIHMIL is encoded by the coding sequence ATGGACCTGTGTGAAGTAAACATGACACTGTGTGAAATAAACATGGcattgtgtgacataaacatggcattgtgtgacataaacatggcactgtgtgacataaacatggcactgtgtgacattaACATGGCACTATGTGACAAAACACTTGGACAGTGTGACATACGCATGGCACTgtatgacataaacatggcactgtatgACATAAACATGTCACTGTGTGACATACGCATGGCACTgtatgacataaacatggcactgtatgACATAAACAtgtcactgtgtgacataaacatggcactgtgtgacataaacattacACTgtttgacataaacatggcactgtgtgacatacacATGATACTGTGA